The Rhipicephalus microplus isolate Deutch F79 chromosome 4, USDA_Rmic, whole genome shotgun sequence sequence cgactgccaCGAATCATAAAAaaagacagatcccacgtacggtgctaatcaattatatgcgaagcacgacaCAACGTTACGACGCGAACGTAAACTACgtcgcacatgacttccatgtcacgattatcatgtttgcgcctggaatttgtgttcgtcgtctgttcacgtcacgtaataccaaattcggtgtataCGTGAAGTGAGCGAAATGTCCACGAGCGCACTATTAGCGTAGCACGCAGccattttttacatgacacgcatgtcatagttACAATGTTTTCCGCAGTaatatataccttcgtcatccattcacgtcacgtaacaccaaatttggtatatgttaagctcGCGAAACGACTACGAGCGCTCTATGAGCATAGCACGtatagtcacgttttacatgacatacatgtcattattatcatgtttacaccagtaagTGAGTGACGCGTTGCGAAATGCACGCTAAATATATGTTGAATGTTGTACGCAGAAACATATGTTGGTCAGTCTCACATTGTTTTATATAAACAGTTGTtcacacttgcgcaacgatgcctaCGTAACATGAACATTAGCAACACGATAAGTAATATGCTGATATGTAACGCTTGTGCTCACGAGGATAGTAGCCCTGGGCACTGCTGGATAAATCAACTTAAGTGGATGGCACTTTAttactgacgttaacccgacgagaCCTGTACCGtaggagtacacatgtaatgtttataacatCGGATAGTcagcattgcaaccacaattgacgtttcaccaacattgcACCTGAATAGCGTATTTTTTCCAAAGCAGTACCGAGACGTggagtagctctgtggtagaatgcttgatttcCATGCAGTATGCTGGGGTTAGAATCCTGCATGCCAGGTCCTTGATGTTccttgggtcaacgctgccggtGACAGTTTTTCTTAAccaagagtccgacggaatcccgtctggtcggggacaaacttGGCCAAACTGACTTTCGTAGTACTCGGTTTTTTTAAATGGGGAGGGATAAGATAGAGCGCGAGATTGTTGAGGCTTTCTTCATTCATGAAGCAGGTTACAAGTGCGTGAGCAAGCCGTACAGATCCTTGTCTGACGCTGAAATTAGTTATCTTATAGGCTTTATTTCATTTTCGGTGTCATTTGCTTTATTTTGACCTGATGCATTTCACTCATCACGCTTGCGTGAGTTCCTTTGAAGATTTTATCGTTTGCAGTGTTTATCGCTGGTTAAAACCAgccttcttttcttgcttctaaacCTCCTCTCAATCACATTTTAGGCACATATATGCACAGGTGATGGCAATaaaatttcccaagtttttgcgctgccctttctatgtgagcACTATAAACCAACTAGCCTAAACCAAAGTACTTTCCACGATTTCACGGGGCTCAGTGGGCCTCTTGATTGGCATGAGTGCCAGCGCCTGCGCTTTCACAGCGTCGTCCCCTCCTTGCGTCATGGGAGCATCCGTCCAGCCAGGAAGCCCGGCGTTGCTGCGGATTCCATGTCCCGCGAGCTCCCTTGCCACTGATTTGGTGAGCGCCAGGGTGCCGGCTTTCGAAGCGGAATACGCCGACGACGACCACGAGCCGTTCTTGGCCATGATGCTGGATATGTTGACGATGGCCGCTCCATCTTTGGGTAGAGGTATGCCGGATCGGAGCATGTCGCGACTAGCGGCATGATTCACCAAGAAGGTGCCATGTAATCAGAGGGGAAACAATCTATGCATTTACACTCGACGTGACAACTTTAGAAAGTGCGGAGCACTGATTCACCGGCCCTTCGGAAACACCAGCGTTCCGAACGTGTGGCCTGCTCGGCGTCTATGGCGGCCGAGGAAATTTCATTGTTTGATGCAGTTGCACTGCCTTTTTTGCCTTTCCTCATCCTCACTTCTTTTCCGCCACCTCGTAGTACTATACTATACATGGCTCGGCTATATAAGGTCATGCTATACATCGTCGAGCCGTGCGGCGCCATGCATGGCTAATATATATGCTTTACCCTCTACTCTCCTTGTTTCGTTTCACTACGCATGATCATGCTACAGATACATGGTTTCTCCACACTCTACTGACACTGCACGACAGGCATCGACAGCCCGGCCCGGCAGTGTTCAGTGCTTAACATTGTGGACCACTATGTAGTGATATTCAAAGTTGTAGTGTTCGGTGCTTAACATTGTGGACCACTGTGTAGTGATATTCATAAAGTTGTAGTGGAAAACCCAGTGAATTCCTGGGCGCCCGCTTTTATGAATGATTTTTACGGTTCGCTCTAGCTTGAAAAGCGGTGGCTTCTTGCTGTAACGTAACTGATCTTGTCTATTGCTGTTACGCAGCATTTCGCATGGTCAAATGACCCTACGTATGATGTGCTTTTATATTTTTAGATGCAAAGcggctctttgactagcctgtgtatcGCGTCCGGTGCGTCCGCACagtcccctcgccgcaggtgttgaagcggtgccaagtaggtcaagtcgaggctgcgcgttgacgtcacccGCCACAACTGCCGGCTCTTTCACCATCTCAAAACACACTTCTCGCTCGCTTCACTTtctccaccgcccgcaacgctcgacttcacgtcgagtggaaacactggacagatttatacccctgtcacacggacacccgtgaagaccgtttaactccctcgtctttacgacaacgaagatgcggttggtgtcacacggccacccttacgcaaacgaaggtgaacggagcatttcgcaaaggacgttcaacgatctcccttcgcagcgaaacgaggtactctcgtcctcagcagtctagaggtcagagaaacatttcgagcactaagtggccgcagtgaaagaatactacattttagcaatattaaacgttctttcgttgcagtactcattcacaacgcgtgtttgtttacaatatttacgcccgccagagttcacttactctcaacaccgatgccctacacaccgtgcctcgcgagtcgggccggccggcgccagccgatcaacttcattaccagcgcaatatcgcaccacttcctcacgtcgtccgctgtgtcactcatggctgaagaacacaaaatgtgcgctcatgaggcaaggaagcataagaactttcgtaccgggcatgtacacaggcaacaaaacaactaaaagcacaatgtggccagcgtcactagcagcattgctacatttagcaaatgcgtttttatttgaaattattttaatgGTTTGTTGGTCGCACACCaacttaatagtgcttttttgtaaaaaccgcataacgaggattcacaaaaaaaaatcaacaggGATCACATTAGAATACTTTttcgaaaatcaaacagcgccagctgagccccctcgcggcaactgttacaaccttgtcattgccgtgtgacactacCACAACCCCatctccgtcgaaccccctaggggagattcacgttgacggtgttcaacggagtttggtggtggccgtgtgacaggggtattagttgCGCACCCACAGACGCCATATCCTGCTAGCAGGCTGCATCtgtacggctgctgcggacgcgtgACTAAATATGTCTACTCTTTCATCTTGTTTTTCTGCGATAAAACTTAAACAAAACCCAACGCGCCTCCCGTGTGCTGTGAATGACGGGTTGTTACTGCAGTTTGGAAAACAGGATGCGATTATATCCGGCGGATACAGACAACCCCAGATAAAACGTTCGCAGATGCCACGGACGAGTGCGATGAATAGGTGCTTGAACTTAgaattataataaaaaaaagttgaatgTGCGGATTGCCGCTAAGCAGCGGAATATGCTCAAGAGAGGCCACGAACCGTCGCCTCAATAATGCGACAAAAACTGCGCAAAGCGCAATTGTGCGTGACTCACCTGCGCGGCAttgtgaataacaaaaaaaaaaaaaaacagttttacaGGAATAGCGGGAGGCCCCTCTGCGCTAGGTTTCAGTGAATGACTTCCCGGAAATGTTAGGATTTGCACAGCTTAGTTTACAGCCTTTACATATAacaaagttttcgaagagctggTACTAGTATGCTGTTCCTGGGTGCATTAAATCGGCGACAAGCCGTGAAAAATGACCAACCGATTCGCCATGATTACAGAAAAGGCGCCGAGGGGAGTTCAGTAAACCTTAtacatgaaaataaaaattgagggaggtaacgtggCAACGAAATATTAGGATGGCAACTTCTATCATCCTTGAAAAAGACAGATTGCTATTCAAGGAAATAAAAAGTGCTGGATCTACGGAGAAGGAGTCAGTGGTGGGTCTAAGAACTTTTGCCTGATTGTATGTGTGCGAAATCATAGTGCCAGCAAGATGTGTGCTGTTAGGGGGGAAATGAAAATTACTGAAGCGGAGGGTGAatttttttgcaagaaaatcaGACATGTCATTGGGAAGTTAACCTTTGTGGTCATGTAGTGAGAACAGAAGATGAGAGGGAACTAGTAATTTAATAAGTTTGAGTATAGGTGTGTCACCAGATGTGGAAAGAGAAGAGCACGTCGACAACGACAATGAGTCAGTTAAAATTGCAGCTACCGACATCGAAGTACCTATAGCTTGCGTAAAGTTAACTAACGTAAATTCAgcaagaaagacaggaagaaaatcaAGTACTAATTGTAAGATAAATTACCAGTAATGTTCTGGACCGAATATTCCGATGCCAGACTTTTCATCCTATCGCGAGGTGCCCGTTTCAATTACAACATTCGTTGGCAGAACATTTAGATGCCCTTGCAACAACCCAGGAAGCGTATGATTGGGGACTGGTTGGTAAGACATTTGGGAAAATCATAACTGCGCTAAAAACGAGACACGAGAACGAAGTGGACAGGACGATCGCAGACTGACAACTGGTTTATCGAAAAAGTACACCACCCTTTTTGAAACAAACTAAACACATGCGTAAAGACAAACAAGATGACGAGACAAGCTCCAATACCTATCGCCACAAAGTCGGAGGTAGTTTTGGTTCACAAGTGAGTCGTCTCAGAAATGCAGGTTTCCCGCAGACGTTACTTCAGGCTGTAGCAGAATCACTTTTGAGGGTCGTATTCCATTGCACCACGAAATAATCGGAAAAGAGTGCGAAGTGGAAGGTCGAAGTAATGCCCTACCTACATAAGGTATCGCATGACATTGAAAAGATGGCAGGAAGATACGGGGTCGGTTTGGTTTTCTCGGCACCTTGCAAGTTATCGCGTTTGTGCGGCATGTCCGACGCGAACAAAGTGAACAATGGAAGATGCAATGTTAAGCACAGACGTTCATACCATTCACCAACTTTCTTgcccagaacatcaaatgaacgttttgttcacactGTACAGAcataagactatcgtctttagacaaagtttgcggtgtaacatgcagatacggggccaatttttttgtacATCATTCCTTTAATCTCTTTCTATTGCAGTACGCCACACGCAGATCTTGCCGATAAGACGGCAAAGAACGATCCAATGACGTAATGACGCCACAAGTTGTGGCTGCAATAGCGCATGCGCGAATATAAGAGAATCGCCGTTAAGAAAATTTTTACACACGGGCTACCCATCTTCATCTTTCATTCGCAGCTGGTCGGGCTGTGCGTTGTGTAGGGGGCAGTTCGTCGGCGCCATGTGGAATGGCTTTCTTCAGACACGGGGCATGCGATAGTCGTAATACGTACGAGTCGCGTTTCAAGCCCCTGTttttgcgcatgtgtgtgtgGACTTGACCTGTGTGCTTTACCTGGAAATATGAAGCTGCGCACCACCAACAACGTCGCCTGATGTTTGAGGAGCACTATGAGCTTCGTTTTCGGCACCAAATTGGTGAGCCCCCTATCATGACACAGACCAGCGGGGCGTTGTTCACCAAACATCAATCTCTATAGATTCACAGTTCAACCGAAGTTTAACGTTGCGTGGAACTTTAGCGAGCGGGTTGTTTGAATAGTGCCACCACGGGTCTACCTCCGTGAATCACAGAGAGGCTCTCGCGGTTAGCTTAAGTAGCTTAGCTAGGGCTGTGTAAACAGGAAGTGGACCCGACTTGGAATGTCCGTGGCTCACCTGCAGCCATCAATTTGTGCCAGTATTGTTGCTGGGGCGTAATGTGGATTTCGCGGGTTGCAATGCAGCGTCCCGGTGCTTAAAGTTCACTCGCTCATTCTAGCTGGAATTTTTTTCCACGGTTCACGTGATTCCTTTGCAGATGCTGACCGCATGCCTTGATTATTTTGCAGCTTGAACTTGGCTGCTACATGAGTGCACATGGACCAGTCATGACTTCACTCTCAAGCCTTATTCAGGAGAACGCATTTTTTTACGCGTGCTTTTTATCTcctaacaatttttttctttccttccagcAGCGCTGACGTTATACGTACAGTACTCACGTATAGAAACAGAAAACTCGGAGCGTGTGGCCGACGGCACATGTGCCGCTGCTCGTGGGTGCACGTAGAAGCCACGTGTTGCATTTTCGTATAGAGCAAGGGGGACAACACCTACGGAGCAGGATTACTCCTTCCGGTCGCCAAATTTTCGGCCTGTAGTTGACCATGTGTACACTGCCAGGGTGGCGCTGCAAGGCTCACGCACATTCGCATGTCAACCGAACTGGCTCGCCACTGCGCGTCACTTTCATTGCCACGCCTCAAGACGACCCTCTCGTTCTGCGTGCTTAGGCGTTGTGGTATACGCATGCTGTGAAAGTAAAACACAGGATTCAGTTAGAGATTGTGCGTTCGCAGGTATGATAAACATGTGCACGAAATCATGAAAAGTTTACTTCTGGTCTCTGCCtcgacaagaaagaaaatgagtgctAAGCTTGCCTTCATGCAACATAGAAATTTATTTATTAGTGTCGTTAGTGCAAACTGTAGCCTATTGTTGAGTAAAAAAAGCAGAATCTCGTTCCACAAATGCTTGCCACACAGAATAGCCGCACGCAGTATTGGCTGCTCGAGGATGCTGCACGGAAACAGGCCCGTGGCTGCTGCTTTTCTTTTGTGTCGTGACAAAAAATCTCCACAAACTTTATACGCTTTTGTGCCGCCATTTATGTCTATGAGCGCGTTTCAGGCGCGACATCTTAGCCTTATTCAATTTCTTACTTTCCCAGCCTATGTGCCTCATCGTTGAAGGGCGCTGATTGAGAGCGTCGCGCGCTTGCGCCACAATATAAATGGTTCGCACCATCCACTGAATTcaagctgcatgcatgcagcatGCAAAAACACGCGAGTTTTGCAGCTCCACGCTGGCAATGTGCACATGGTGAACTACTGACCGATTACTTAGCGACTTGATGGAGCAAGCCTGCTCCGTAGCTGTTCTCGCGATCACTCTATACCACAGTGTAACACCCTGAATCTGCGAGCATACACAAGCGGCGGCACATCCACCAGCGGCCACGTGCTACGAGTGCCCCGTTTCAATCCACGAGTACTGTACCTACTGACACGCCCCGGGCCACTCCTGCGTATATTCCTCATCATCTCCGACGGAGTCTTCAAGGTGCTACCGGCATTGCATCGAGTAAGCGTGACTCTTGTATATCCGTGAATAGAACAGTGCGCGAAGGCCCACGTTGCTCCAAGCCTTGTTAATCGCAGCCGTCGTTTTCTGAAATGTTATCTTGTCCAAAGGTGTCCAGGTGCTCACCATGCACCGTATAGTGACTTGACGTCTTACTCTTTGCGTTGCTAAGCTCGGAGTCGGAAACTTCGACTTTTCAATTGCCGCAGCCGTGTTGGGCACGTGCATTTTGGTTTCTGGGTGCCGCTCGTTGCCTTGCGTCCGCCACGTGGCAGATAGTTTATCCCGAAGCACTCGTAATTTTTAAAATACATTAATTTGCCTGTTTTCTTCGTGCTGGTATGTTctgtcacgtggggtatgcctagctacagagtgggtacct is a genomic window containing:
- the LOC119171557 gene encoding (3R)-3-hydroxyacyl-CoA dehydrogenase, whose amino-acid sequence is MLRSGIPLPKDGAAIVNISSIMAKNGSWSSSAYSASKAGTLALTKSVARELAGHGIRSNAGLPGWTDAPMTQGGDDAVKAQALALMPIKRPTEPREIVESTLV